A single region of the Apodemus sylvaticus chromosome 7, mApoSyl1.1, whole genome shotgun sequence genome encodes:
- the Ttc36 gene encoding tetratricopeptide repeat protein 36 — translation MGTPNDQAVLQAIFNPDTPFGDVVALDLEEAEEGDEDGVFPQAQLEHSKALELQGVRAAEAGDLHTALERFGEAISLLPERASAYNNRAQARRLQGDVAGALEDLERAVTLSGGRGRAARQSFVQRGLLARFQGRDDDARRDFEQAARLGSPFARRQLVLLNPYAALCNRMLADMMGQLRAPTNGR, via the exons ATGGGGACTCCAAATGATCAGGCAGTGTTGCAGGCCATCTTCAACCCTGATACCCCCTTTGGAGATGTTGTTGCATTGGACCTAGAAGAAGCGGAGGAGGGAGATGAAG ATGGAGTGTTCCCTCAAGCGCAGCTGGAGCACTCCAAGGCTCTGGAGCTGCAGGGAGTGAGGGCGGCAGAAGCCGGGGACCTCCACACAGCCCTGGAGAGGTTTGGTGAAGCCATTAGCCTGCTACCTGAGAGAGCCTCTGCCTACAACAACCGGGCCCAAGCCCGTCGGCTCCAAGGGGATGTAGCAG GCGCCCTGGAGGACTTGGAGCGCGCGGTGACGTTGAGCGGCGGCCGGGGTCGCGCCGCCCGCCAGAGCTTCGTGCAGCGCGGACTGCTGGCGCGATTTCAGGGCCGGGACGACGACGCCCGCAGGGACTTCGAGCAGGCTGCGCGACTGGGCAGCCCGTTCGCTCGGCGCCAGCTGGTGCTGCTCAACCCGTACGCCGCGCTGTGCAACCGCATGCTGGCCGACATGATGGGGCAGCTGCGCGCGCCCACCAACGGGCGCTGA
- the Tmem25 gene encoding transmembrane protein 25, protein MELPLSQATLRHTLLLLPALLSSGQGELAPQIDGQTWAERALRENEHHAFTCRVAGGSTTPRLAWYLDGQLQEASTSRLLSVGGDAFSGGTSTFTVTAQRSQHELNCSLQDPGSGRPANASVILNVQFKPEIAQVGAKYQEAQGPGLLVVLFALVRANPPANVTWIDQDGPVTVNASDFLVLDAQNYPWLTNHTVQLQLRSLPHNLSVVATNDVGITSASLPAPGLLATRIEVPLLGIVVAGGLALGTLVGFSTLVACLVCRKEKKTKGPSRRPSLISSDSNNLKLNNVRLPRENMSLPSNLQLNDLTPDLRGKATERPVAQHSSRPELLEAEPGGLLTSRGFIRLPMLGYIYRVSSVSSDEIWL, encoded by the exons ATGGAATTGCCGCTAAGCCAAGCTACCCTCCGGCATACACTGCTGCTCCTGCCTGCCCTCTTAAGTTCAG GTCAGGGGGAGCTGGCGCCACAAATTGATGGTCAGACCTGGGCTGAGAGAGCACTTAGGGAGAACGAGCACCATGCCTTCACCTGTCGGGTTGCAGGGGGTTCTACCACTCCCCGATTAGCCTGGTACCTGGATGGACAGCTACAGGAGGCCTCCACCTCACGACTGCTGAGTGTGGGCGGGGACGCCTTCTCTGGAGGTACCAGCACTTTCACTGTCACTGCCCAGCGCTCCCAACATGAGCTTAACTGCTCCCTGCAGGACCCAGGGAGTGGCCGGCCAGCTAATGCTTCTGTCATCCTCAATGTGCAAT TCAAACCAGAGATTGCCCAGGTCGGAGCCAAGTACCAGGAAGCTCAGGGCCCAGGCCTTCTGGTTGTCCTGTTTGCCCTGGTGCGGGCCAACCCACCTGCCAATGTCACCTGGATTGACCAGGATGGGCCAGTGACTGTCAATGCCTCTGACTTCCTGGTGCTGGATGCTCAGAACTATCCCTGGCTCACCAACCACACCGTGCAGCTGCAACTCCGAAGCCTGCCACACAACCTCTCGGTGGTGGCCACTAATGACGTGGGCATCACCAGCGCCTCACTTCCAGCTCCCG GGCTCCTGGCCACACGGATAGAAGTGCCACTGCTGGGCATTGTTGTGGCTGGAGGACTTGCCTTGGGCACTCTGGTGGGGTTCAGTACCTTGGTGGCCTGCCTGGTCtgcaggaaagagaagaaaacaaaag GCCCCTCCCGGCGTCCCTCACTGATATCTAG TGACTCCAATAACCTGAAACTGAATAATGTGCGCCTGCCACGGGAGAACATGTCCCTCCCATCCAACCTTCAGCTCAATGACCTCACTCCGGATCTCAGAG GGAAAGCAACAGAGCGGCCAGTGGCTCAGCACAGCAGCCGTCCAGAGCTTTTGGAAGCCGAGCCTGGTGGCCTCCTCACCAGCCGAG GATTCATCCGTCTCCCAATGTTGGGCTACATCTACCGTGTGTCCAGCGTAAGCAGTGATGAGATTTGGCTCTGA
- the Ift46 gene encoding intraflagellar transport protein 46 homolog isoform X1, with protein MADNSSDEYEEDNKGRRLWTNQIHHEGVIAEQEKKKPSQLTPQQGFSENDDDDDDDSSETDSDDDDDDEEHGAPLEGAYDPADYEHLPVSAEIKELFEYISRYTPQLIDLDHKLKPFIPDFIPAVGDIDAFLKVPRPDGKPDHLGLLVLDEPSTKQSDPTVLSLWLTENSKQHNITQHMKVKSLEDAEKNPKAIDTWIESISELHRSKPPATVHYTRPMPDIDTLMQEWSPEFEELLGKVSLPTVEIDCSLAEYIDMICALLDIPFYKSRIQSLHLLFSLYSEFKNSQHFKALAEGKKAFSPPPNCASQAGDAETLTFI; from the exons ATGGCTGATAACAGCAGCGATGAGTACGAGGAGGACAACAAG GGAAGGAGACTGTGGACAAACCAGATACACCATGAAGGAGTTATCGCAGAGCAA GAGAAGAAGAAGCCCTCCCAGCTGACACCCCAGCAGGGCTTCAGtgagaatgatgatgatgacgacgatgactCCTCTGAGACCGACtctgatgatgacgatgatgacgaGGAGCACGGAGCGCCTCTGGAAGG GGCTTACGACCCCGCAGACTATGAGCATCTGCCCGTCTCAGCTGAGATCAAGGAACTCTTTGAGTACATCAGCCG GTACACACCTCAGTTGATTGATCTGGACCACAAACTGAAAcctttcattcctgattttatcCCAGCTGTTGGGGATATCGATGCATTTTTAAAG GTGCCGCGTCCTGACGGAAAGCCTGACCACCTGGGCCTCTTGGTGTTAGATGAACCGTCTACAAAGCAGTCGGACCCTACTGTGCTTTCGCTGTGGTTAACAGAGAATTCCAAGCAGCATAATATTACG CAACACATGAAAGTCAAGAGCCTAGAGGACGCAGAGAAGAACCCCAAAGCCATCGACACCTGGATCGAGAGCATCTCGGAGTTACACCGTTCCAAGCCTCCTGCGACTGTGCACTACACCAG GCCCATGCCTGACATTGACACTCTGATGCAGGAGTGGTCCCCGGAGTTTGAAGAGCTCCTGGGAAAG GTGAGTCTGCCCACTGTCGAGATCGATTGCAGCCTGGCTGAGTACATTGACATGATCTGTG CTCTCCTGGACATCCCTTTCTACAAGAGCCGCATTCAGTCCCTCCACCTGCTCTTCTCCCTCTACTCAGAGTTCAAGAACTCCCAG CATTTTAAAGCTCTTGCTGAAGGCAAGAAAGCATTCAGCCCTCCACCCAACTGTGCCTCCCAGGCTGGGGATGCAGAGACGCTGACTTTCATCTGA
- the Ift46 gene encoding intraflagellar transport protein 46 homolog isoform X3, with protein sequence MADNSSDEYEEDNKEKKKPSQLTPQQGFSENDDDDDDDSSETDSDDDDDDEEHGAPLEGAYDPADYEHLPVSAEIKELFEYISRYTPQLIDLDHKLKPFIPDFIPAVGDIDAFLKVPRPDGKPDHLGLLVLDEPSTKQSDPTVLSLWLTENSKQHNITQHMKVKSLEDAEKNPKAIDTWIESISELHRSKPPATVHYTRPMPDIDTLMQEWSPEFEELLGKVSLPTVEIDCSLAEYIDMICALLDIPFYKSRIQSLHLLFSLYSEFKNSQHFKALAEGKKAFSPPPNCASQAGDAETLTFI encoded by the exons ATGGCTGATAACAGCAGCGATGAGTACGAGGAGGACAACAAG GAGAAGAAGAAGCCCTCCCAGCTGACACCCCAGCAGGGCTTCAGtgagaatgatgatgatgacgacgatgactCCTCTGAGACCGACtctgatgatgacgatgatgacgaGGAGCACGGAGCGCCTCTGGAAGG GGCTTACGACCCCGCAGACTATGAGCATCTGCCCGTCTCAGCTGAGATCAAGGAACTCTTTGAGTACATCAGCCG GTACACACCTCAGTTGATTGATCTGGACCACAAACTGAAAcctttcattcctgattttatcCCAGCTGTTGGGGATATCGATGCATTTTTAAAG GTGCCGCGTCCTGACGGAAAGCCTGACCACCTGGGCCTCTTGGTGTTAGATGAACCGTCTACAAAGCAGTCGGACCCTACTGTGCTTTCGCTGTGGTTAACAGAGAATTCCAAGCAGCATAATATTACG CAACACATGAAAGTCAAGAGCCTAGAGGACGCAGAGAAGAACCCCAAAGCCATCGACACCTGGATCGAGAGCATCTCGGAGTTACACCGTTCCAAGCCTCCTGCGACTGTGCACTACACCAG GCCCATGCCTGACATTGACACTCTGATGCAGGAGTGGTCCCCGGAGTTTGAAGAGCTCCTGGGAAAG GTGAGTCTGCCCACTGTCGAGATCGATTGCAGCCTGGCTGAGTACATTGACATGATCTGTG CTCTCCTGGACATCCCTTTCTACAAGAGCCGCATTCAGTCCCTCCACCTGCTCTTCTCCCTCTACTCAGAGTTCAAGAACTCCCAG CATTTTAAAGCTCTTGCTGAAGGCAAGAAAGCATTCAGCCCTCCACCCAACTGTGCCTCCCAGGCTGGGGATGCAGAGACGCTGACTTTCATCTGA
- the Ift46 gene encoding intraflagellar transport protein 46 homolog isoform X2 yields the protein MADNSSDEYEEDNKGRRLWTNQIHHEGVIAEQEKKKPSQLTPQQGFSENDDDDDDDSSETDSDDDDDDEEHGAPLEGAYDPADYEHLPVSAEIKELFEYISRYTPQLIDLDHKLKPFIPDFIPAVGDIDAFLKVPRPDGKPDHLGLLVLDEPSTKQSDPTVLSLWLTENSKQHNITQHMKVKSLEDAEKNPKAIDTWIESISELHRSKPPATVHYTRPMPDIDTLMQEWSPEFEELLGKVSLPTVEIDCSLAEYIDMICGRPHASVLVSTLRLLACCSSPGHPFLQEPHSVPPPALLPLLRVQELPAF from the exons ATGGCTGATAACAGCAGCGATGAGTACGAGGAGGACAACAAG GGAAGGAGACTGTGGACAAACCAGATACACCATGAAGGAGTTATCGCAGAGCAA GAGAAGAAGAAGCCCTCCCAGCTGACACCCCAGCAGGGCTTCAGtgagaatgatgatgatgacgacgatgactCCTCTGAGACCGACtctgatgatgacgatgatgacgaGGAGCACGGAGCGCCTCTGGAAGG GGCTTACGACCCCGCAGACTATGAGCATCTGCCCGTCTCAGCTGAGATCAAGGAACTCTTTGAGTACATCAGCCG GTACACACCTCAGTTGATTGATCTGGACCACAAACTGAAAcctttcattcctgattttatcCCAGCTGTTGGGGATATCGATGCATTTTTAAAG GTGCCGCGTCCTGACGGAAAGCCTGACCACCTGGGCCTCTTGGTGTTAGATGAACCGTCTACAAAGCAGTCGGACCCTACTGTGCTTTCGCTGTGGTTAACAGAGAATTCCAAGCAGCATAATATTACG CAACACATGAAAGTCAAGAGCCTAGAGGACGCAGAGAAGAACCCCAAAGCCATCGACACCTGGATCGAGAGCATCTCGGAGTTACACCGTTCCAAGCCTCCTGCGACTGTGCACTACACCAG GCCCATGCCTGACATTGACACTCTGATGCAGGAGTGGTCCCCGGAGTTTGAAGAGCTCCTGGGAAAG GTGAGTCTGCCCACTGTCGAGATCGATTGCAGCCTGGCTGAGTACATTGACATGATCTGTG GAAGGCCCCATGCCAGCGTGCTGGTCTCCACCCTGCGCCTGCTTGCCTGTTGCAGCTCTCCTGGACATCCCTTTCTACAAGAGCCGCATTCAGTCCCTCCACCTGCTCTTCTCCCTCTACTCAGAGTTCAAGAACTCCCAG CATTTTAA